A stretch of Myceligenerans xiligouense DNA encodes these proteins:
- a CDS encoding hemolysin family protein has translation MTADWIMVAVGVLLTAGTAIFVAGEFSLVTLDPAVVGDDEEGDRPGSPVGSSAPHRPGRRDRAVRAALKSLSTELSSAQVGITVTTILLGYTAQPALVSLLTSGFGSFPMSDAVGLAVATVLALLLVNGFSMLFGELIPKNFALSVPLGAARVVIPLQRMFTVLFKPVILVLNGSANALLRRVGVEPREELSGARSATELASLVRRSAAEGTLEKSVAQLLTNSIELHELSANDVMTDRMRMVVVERDATAADVVQLAMSTGHSRFPVIGQDRDDVVGLVNLRRAVGVPHERRAEVPAAALMVDAPRVPETVGLGPLLVELRDLGLQMAVVVDEYGGTSGVVTLEDVVEELVGEVADEHDRRRAGVVRAPGDEWIVPAVLRPDELQENTGVVVPEGAAYETLGGLVMAELGRVPRAGDEVTVPGATLRVEAMDGRRVERIRVRPAVRVGAGGTVAEAANGHRRAKKEVRG, from the coding sequence ATGACCGCCGACTGGATCATGGTGGCCGTCGGGGTGCTCCTCACCGCAGGTACAGCAATCTTCGTCGCAGGTGAGTTCTCCCTGGTCACCCTCGACCCCGCCGTGGTCGGCGACGACGAGGAGGGTGACAGACCGGGTTCGCCCGTCGGCTCCTCGGCTCCTCACCGCCCCGGGCGCCGTGACCGTGCCGTCCGTGCCGCGCTGAAGAGCCTCTCCACCGAGCTCAGCTCCGCCCAGGTCGGCATCACGGTCACCACGATCCTGCTCGGCTACACCGCCCAGCCGGCCCTGGTGAGCCTGCTGACCTCGGGGTTCGGCAGCTTCCCGATGTCCGACGCCGTCGGGCTGGCCGTCGCCACGGTGCTCGCCCTGCTCCTCGTGAACGGCTTCTCCATGCTGTTCGGCGAGCTGATCCCCAAGAACTTCGCCCTGTCCGTACCGCTCGGCGCCGCGCGTGTCGTCATCCCGCTGCAGCGGATGTTCACCGTGCTCTTCAAGCCGGTGATCCTGGTGCTCAACGGGTCGGCGAACGCGCTGCTGCGACGGGTCGGCGTCGAGCCGCGCGAGGAACTGTCCGGCGCCCGGTCGGCCACGGAGCTCGCCTCCCTGGTACGCCGGTCGGCGGCGGAGGGAACGCTCGAGAAGTCCGTCGCGCAACTCCTCACCAACTCGATCGAGCTCCACGAGCTGAGCGCCAACGACGTCATGACGGACCGCATGCGCATGGTCGTGGTCGAGCGCGACGCCACCGCGGCCGACGTCGTCCAGCTCGCCATGAGCACCGGGCACTCCCGTTTCCCGGTGATCGGTCAGGACCGCGACGACGTCGTCGGCCTGGTGAACCTGCGCCGGGCGGTCGGCGTGCCGCACGAGCGCCGGGCCGAGGTCCCGGCCGCCGCGCTCATGGTCGACGCGCCGCGCGTGCCCGAGACCGTGGGGCTCGGGCCGCTGCTCGTCGAACTGCGCGACCTGGGGCTGCAGATGGCCGTCGTGGTCGACGAATACGGCGGGACCTCGGGGGTGGTCACGCTGGAGGACGTCGTCGAGGAACTCGTGGGGGAGGTCGCCGACGAGCACGACCGGCGCCGTGCCGGGGTGGTGCGCGCGCCCGGCGACGAGTGGATCGTCCCGGCGGTCCTGCGGCCCGACGAACTGCAGGAGAACACCGGCGTCGTCGTACCCGAGGGGGCCGCCTACGAGACGCTCGGCGGGCTCGTCATGGCCGAGCTCGGGCGCGTGCCCCGGGCCGGCGACGAGGTGACGGTGCCCGGCGCGACCCTGCGCGTCGAGGCGATGGACGGGCGGCGCGTCGAGCGGATCCGGGTCCGCCCGGCGGTGCGCGTGGGAGCCGGCGGAACCGTGGCCGAGGCCGCGAACGGGCACCGCCGTGCCAAGAAGGAGGTCCGGGGATGA
- a CDS encoding response regulator transcription factor, protein MSSGTPQQPGSPARPDPASSGATGTGQQSATILVVEDEPTIATAIAQRLSAEGWRVEVARDGLSGVDAAMRLRPDAIVLDVMLPGIDGLEVTRRIQAEQPVPILMLTARDDETDMLVGLGVGADDYMTKPFSMRELVARLKALLRRVDRAAQAAASTPSEPPMAMGDVTVDRAQRRVYRGSEEIHLTPTEFELLVMLASSPKTVLTRERLLAEVWDWADASGTRTVDSHIKALRRKLGSDLIRTVHGVGYAFEPPTA, encoded by the coding sequence ATGTCTTCAGGTACGCCGCAGCAGCCGGGCAGCCCCGCCCGCCCCGACCCCGCCTCGTCGGGCGCCACCGGTACTGGCCAGCAGAGCGCCACGATCCTCGTCGTCGAGGACGAGCCGACGATCGCCACGGCGATCGCCCAGCGGCTGTCCGCGGAGGGCTGGAGGGTCGAGGTCGCGCGGGACGGCCTGTCCGGGGTCGACGCCGCGATGCGCTTGCGCCCCGACGCCATCGTGCTCGACGTGATGCTGCCGGGGATCGACGGGCTCGAGGTGACGCGGCGCATCCAGGCCGAGCAGCCGGTGCCCATCCTCATGCTCACGGCCCGCGACGACGAGACGGACATGCTCGTGGGTCTCGGCGTCGGCGCCGACGACTACATGACCAAGCCCTTCTCGATGCGCGAGCTCGTCGCCCGCCTCAAGGCCCTGCTGCGGCGCGTGGACCGCGCGGCCCAGGCGGCCGCCTCGACGCCGTCGGAGCCGCCGATGGCGATGGGCGACGTCACGGTCGACCGTGCGCAGCGCCGGGTCTACCGCGGCAGCGAGGAGATCCACCTGACGCCCACCGAGTTCGAGCTGCTCGTCATGCTGGCCTCGTCCCCCAAGACGGTGCTCACGCGTGAGCGGTTGCTGGCGGAGGTCTGGGACTGGGCGGACGCGAGCGGCACCCGCACCGTGGACTCCCACATCAAGGCGCTGCGCAGGAAGCTGGGCTCGGACCTGATCCGGACCGTCCACGGCGTGGGGTACGCGTTCGAACCGCCGACGGCGTGA
- a CDS encoding sensor histidine kinase, whose product MSRRLPGVARTLRDVRPLDPLSSIKIKLGILVAATVTLAVMITWLGLQLEMGPSRTFPVAILLSLVLTQFLARGMTSPLREMTHAVQAMADGDYTIRVRATSRDEVGQLAAAFNQMSEDLASVEQTRRDLIANVSHELRTPVAALQAQLENMVDGVVPATPAMLEQAHAQTERLTRLVTYLLDLSRLEAGASALSVSEFDVGDLMEECADGLQMVDAAKDLHYIIDVTPPNLAIEADRERLHQVLTNLLQNAIRHSPRDGDIRMDAYPIGETVVLEISDQGPGIAPEDRERIFQRFARGTASSPGTTAPAAGSGPDGAAGIAGSTPPASGGTGIGLAIVRWAVELHGGHVEVADSDEGATMRVTLPARAHPAPGVTAERLGDE is encoded by the coding sequence ATGAGCCGCAGGCTTCCCGGCGTCGCGCGCACCCTGCGCGATGTCCGCCCGCTGGACCCGCTGAGTTCGATCAAGATCAAGCTCGGCATCCTCGTCGCCGCGACGGTGACCCTCGCGGTGATGATCACGTGGCTCGGGCTGCAGCTGGAGATGGGCCCGAGCCGCACGTTCCCGGTGGCGATCCTCCTGTCGCTGGTCCTGACCCAGTTCCTGGCGCGCGGGATGACCTCGCCGCTGCGGGAGATGACGCACGCCGTGCAGGCGATGGCCGACGGCGACTACACCATCCGCGTACGCGCGACGAGCCGCGACGAGGTGGGCCAGCTCGCGGCAGCGTTCAACCAGATGTCGGAGGACCTGGCGTCGGTGGAGCAGACGCGGCGCGACCTCATCGCGAACGTGTCGCACGAGTTGCGCACGCCCGTGGCCGCGCTGCAGGCGCAGCTCGAGAACATGGTCGACGGCGTCGTCCCGGCCACGCCCGCGATGCTCGAGCAGGCACATGCGCAGACCGAGCGGCTGACACGCCTGGTCACGTACCTGCTGGACCTGTCGCGTCTCGAGGCGGGCGCGTCGGCGCTGTCCGTGTCGGAGTTCGACGTCGGCGACCTGATGGAGGAATGCGCCGACGGCCTCCAGATGGTCGACGCCGCCAAGGACCTGCACTACATCATCGACGTGACGCCCCCGAACCTGGCGATCGAGGCCGATCGCGAGCGGCTGCACCAGGTCCTCACGAACCTGTTGCAGAACGCGATCCGGCACTCGCCCCGGGACGGCGACATCCGCATGGACGCCTACCCGATCGGCGAGACCGTCGTGCTGGAGATCAGCGACCAGGGCCCGGGCATCGCCCCCGAGGACCGGGAGCGCATCTTCCAGCGGTTCGCCCGTGGCACGGCGTCGAGCCCGGGGACGACGGCGCCCGCGGCCGGGTCCGGTCCGGACGGCGCGGCGGGGATCGCGGGCAGTACGCCGCCCGCGAGCGGAGGCACCGGGATCGGGCTGGCGATCGTGCGCTGGGCGGTGGAGCTGCACGGCGGACACGTCGAGGTGGCCGATTCGGACGAGGGGGCGACCATGCGCGTCACGCTCCCGGCGCGCGCGCACCCGGCGCCGGGCGTCACCGCCGAGCGGCTGGGTGACGAGTAG